GCCCGAACATGTCGTAATTGGACTTTTACCAACAGACTACCAGTCCCGATCAGGAACCAATCTTCAACAAAACCTTCATACTTGAGGGTTCCTGCGATTTCACGAATGCGGTTTCCGCCTCAGTCAACAGAAATGTTCCGCTTATCAGGGGGGTCGGATCCACGAGGCCCTGGCTCATGACTCTCAATGCAGGGGCAAGCTGACCGCACCTCGATCCGACAACGGTGATTTCGTCGATCACCAGGGGCGCTGTGTTGAATTCCAGGGACCCGTGGTACGTGCTTTTCAGGACCAGGGTACCGCGAGGTTTCACTCGATCGAGAGCAAGCTTCCATCCTCCGGGACTTCCGGAAGCTTCAACGACAACATCGAATTTGTCCCGAGTGTCGGCCAATTCGTGAAGAAGCGCGGTTGAACCGCCCAGATCTTGAAAGTACTTCAGCTTCTCCGGATGCTTGCCCACGAGGAGCAGCTTGCATCCGGTCAATCTCAATACCATACAGACGAGCAGCCCGAGCTTTCCATCTCCAATGACGAGCACCTCATCTGCCGGTTTGACGTGGACCTGCTCCAGGATCTCAAGGGCAGCGGCAAGGGGTTCGGCAAAAACCGCCCTTTCGGTGGCAAGGTTCTCGGGAACGGAGATGAGATTGGATGGTGGCAGCGTCAGGTATTCTGCCATTGCGCCGTTCCGCCCGAGAATACCGAGGCACGTCCTGTTGGGGCAGTGCCGTTCCATGCCTGCTTTGCACCACGAGCAGGTTCCGCATCCGGCATTGATCTCGCCCACAACGCGCTCTCCCAGTTGTTCAGGGTCGGGAGACTGTTCCACAGTGCCGACGAATTCGTGGCCCAAAACCCCTTGAAAATCCATGTACCCGCGGCTGATTTCAACATCAGTCTTGCAAATACCTGCCGTGAGCACTTTGACGAGTGCCTCGTTAGGCGAAGGTTCGGGTACCGGCAGGTCTTTCAAAGAAAGATTTCCGTCGAAAACAAGTGCTTTCACGCTTGTGCTCCTTGCGCGCACGTACGGCTGTTGCGAACCATTATTTTCCCATCACCTGAATCATCACGGACCTGTTTCGAGGCCGGTTATCAAAATCCATGAGCACGATCTGCTGCCATGTGCCCAGGCACAATGTACCTTCGGTTATCGGAACACTGAGAGAAGGCTTCATGAGAGCTGCCCTCACATGGGAAAATCCATTTCCATCATGCCATCTCAGGTTGTGCGCGTATTCAATGTCTGTCGGAGCAAGTCGTTCCAAAGCTTGCTTCAAGTCGCTTATTGCTCCGGACTCGAATTCTATGGTAGTGATCGCGCCTGTGGAACCTGTCACCATTACTGTAGCCAGGCCTTCCCGAACACCCGAAGCATGCACTGCTTTTTCCACTTCCTCGGTGATATTCCGGCAATCCGAGAACCCTTCGGTCCGAAGACTGATTGAACTGTTATGAACGATCATACTTGTACTCCGTTCGAATGTGTACGCTATGCTACTCGATCACGACCGCCGGGAACAAGTCCGAGGCCTCGAATTTCCTTCTTTGCTTGCGGGACACAAGATGCGTATGATACACGACCACCAAAACGAATGAACGAACATGATTTCGAGAGGTTTGCAGTGATCATCGTAACCGGAGGCGCCGGATTCATAGGAAGCAACATAGTGAGAGCCCTGAACGAAGCAGGAGAAGACGACATCCTCATTGTCGATCGTCTCGGCCAAACTGAGAAATGGAAGAATCTCCTGGACTTGAAATTTGTCGATTACGAACACAAGGATGATTTTCTCGTGCGGCTCGAAAGGGGTCTCTACGACCATGGAATCTGGGCGGTTTTTCATCTGGGAGCGTGCAGTTCCACAACCGAAAAGAATGCCGATTATCTCATGGAAAACAACTTTCAGTTTTCTCAGAAATTAGCTTCCAGATTTGCCGGAAAGCGCGGCGTGAGATTCATCTACGCGTCAAGCGCGGCAACCTATGGTGACGGCGCTCAGGGATATTCCGACGATCATGAAGCCGTGGCCCGATTGCTCCCCTTGAATATGTACGGCTACTCAAAGCAGCTTTTCGACTGGTGGGCTCTCAGGACGGGAATCCTGAAGACAGCGGTGGGGATCAAATATTTCAACGTATACGGACCGTACGAGTATCACAAAGCCGATATGCGCAGCGTTGTCATCCGTTCCTTTTTTCAGATCAAGAAGACAGGAAAAGTGAAGCTCTTCAAATCATACAGGCCCGAATATAAAGACGGCGAGCAGGTAAGGGATTTCATCTACGTCAAGGACGCGGTGAAAATTACGCTCCATTTTCTGGAACGTCCCGAAGTAAATGGCATTTTCAATGCGGGAACCGGCACGCCGCGAAGCTTCAACGATCTGGCGGCAGGCGTATTCTCTGCGCTCGATCTGCCGGTGAATATTGAATACATAGATATGCCTGAAGGGCTGGAAAAGAAATATCAGTACCATACCTGTGCAGAAACAACGAAGCTGAAGTTTGCCGGTTTTCGAGACAAGCTCTTTACCCTGGAAAGCGGTATTCGCGATTACGTCTTGAACTATCTCGAAAAGGCAGATGCCGAGGCCTGATCGAAGACCGCTATCAGACGGTGGCGGCCGGCCTCCGTGCCGGCCGATTTTGGTCCTTATGAAGGATGCATATTAACTGACTGATACTTTCAAAGCATTAGATTTGGAGAACTTTTCTTGTAAATGGATTGTACTTTTTGCTCAGCCATTGTAATTTGGACGTGGGCGAGCAAATGGGCCGGCAAGAGCCCCAGAGGGGCGGTCTAATGGTAGTCCCGCGGGACGCGGGATGCAACCCATGGAAAAAAGTCGGTTTAACCAGCTCTGTGGAACCCTGGAAGGGTTCACAAACCATCAACATTCATGGATGCCAATCCACATCAAAATGTCCAGCTTGATGAAAATCCAGAATGGTCGACCCCTTTAGGGTCTCCGTCCTTCAGCGCCCAATGCCCACGGGTTTGCGAAACTGTCTCAAAAGTCTCGAACGCACAAAAATCGTGCCACGATTCATCATCCTTGTAGGGGCAGGTCTCGTGCCTGCCCTCCCGCAATGACCGGCACGGAGGCCGGTCACTACCGGGCACCCACGAGAGGCGCCCCTACAATCAGGCCGTGAAGATGATAAGAATTTCGTGCCACGATCTGGGACAAATTTCGACTTCTGAGACAGTCTCTTGCACCCGTGGCTACCGGTGGTACGTCCCTTCAGGACGTTAATACCTCGGCAAAACTTCATAACAAAGCTGTCATTGAAACTTGCTGAGGCAAAGAAAAAAGGTTCCCCGAATTTTCCTTCTTTGATTTCGAATCAGTATGAGGTCCGGCCCAACAGGCCTACTCATACGGCGAATGGGAACTCAGAGGAGTGCTGTGCAGCACTTGGACGCTGACCGAATCCCCTGCGGAAAAAGGTGAGCGCTCTGAAGGCAGCACCAACAAACCATCAGCGAGGACCATCGACCGCAACGCCCCGGAGCTTTGCGTTCCAGTGGCCACAGCCATCATTGTTCCATCCTTGTCGAAAAGCTTGCAGCGAACGAGATGGAGCCGCCCAGGGGATACTTTGATATCCTGAGCAAGAACCGCATTTACCAGAGGTCTGTACAGATTCGTGTGACCCATCATTTTGAGAAGTGCGGGCCTCACGAACTGTTCGAATGAGATCATGGCAGATGTCGGGTTGCCGGGAAGCCCGAATACCGGCTTGTTACCTATGGTCCCGAAGACAAGAGGTTTTCCCGGTTTCATGGCGACTTTCCAGAATTTGACGCGCATTCCAAGCTGGGTAAGCGTATCTTTCACCAGATCGTATTTACCAACCGAAACGCCGCCCGAAGTGAGGATCACGTCAGCTCGCAAACCTTCTGAAATCCGGGCACGCTGATCGGATTCGTTGTCCGTCGCTATTCCCAGGGAAAGGGGAATCCCTCCACACTCCGCAACCTGCGCTGCTAGACTGTAGGAATTAGAGCAGACCACTTTGCCGTCAGTGAAGGGTTCGTCCAGGTCGACCAGTTCATCGCCCGTAGAGAGAATTGCGACAAGAGGCCTTTGATGCACTTGCACGTATGCATGCCCCAGGGTTGCCAGCATACCGACTTCAGGCGGCCTGACAATAGTTCCTGCCGGCAAGACCACTTCGCCTGCTTGCACGTCTTCGCCACGAGGTCTGACGTGTGCGCCATTGCCCGGATCGTTGGAACAAATCACATAATCGCCGTCCCTGTCGGTATCTTCCAGCATTATCACCGTGTCCGCGCCCGGAGGTATCAGGCCCCCCGTCATAATGCGAACGGCTTCACCCGGTCCTATGGGTTCCAGGTAAGGTCTTCCTGCCGGAGAATCTCCTATGAGCTTCACTCTTTTAGGATTGGACGCTTCCGCCCCCGCGATATCTTCGTGGCGTAATGCATAACCATCCATTGCGGAATTGTTTGCAGAGGGAACATCCCTGATTGCTGCCACTTCCTGCGCGAGCACCCTTCCGAGTGCCTCGAGAATATGGATCCGTTCCCTGCCCAAGACCGGGATTTCTTCCAATACTTTCTGCTGGGCTTCTCCAATAGGTATCACTGCTACCTCTGTAAGCGTCATATGAGTTTTTTCAAATGGATTATGCCCTTAGTTCAGCCCGACTCAGTGAGAAGTTCGGGCGCAACGGCTGTTCCTGTACCGAGGATCCCTCCCGATGCGCATCTGTAGGGGCATCCCTTGTGGGTGCCCGGCAACGAACCGGCCTCCGTGACGGTCATCCCGGGAAGGGCAGGCATCCCCCGTGTTCGCGGGACCCCTACCGTGGCCGTGCCCGCCATGTCAAGATCACGTATGGCGGTTGGCAAAGCCGATGCTTTCATTCTGACCTGAGCTGACGGAATAAACCATTTTCTCATGAGATTACTACAAATCTGTTATTCGTGCAAAACCGACCGGCTGACCGGTGTGTCAATATATGATAATAGAATGAATAAATTCCTGGCTACGGGCACATACAATACTGCGCGAATCAAGCATCCCCCGGAAATCTCTGATCGCGTAGAGCCCCCCAAAGGATTAAGCACAGTGAGGAGGCACTTCATATGAGATGGTCATTCAGAATCGGCTCCATTATGGGAATACCCGTTAAGGTTCATCTGACGTTCGTATTATTGCTGATTCTCATCTATTTTGTGGGAGTTTCCGTGATCGGAATCGGCGGACTCGCGGGAGTAGTATTCGTCGTTCTGGTTTTCGCGTCAGTCGTTTTCCACGAACTCAGTCATTCTCTCGTAGCCCGCCACTACGGCATAGAAGTCGTTGATATTACGTTGCTTCCTATCGGTGGGGTTGCCCGTATGCCGAATCCGCCCGAAAACCCGACCCAGGAGATCCTGATTTCCGTAGCAGGACCGGCAGCAAGTATGATCCTGGGTTTCTCTTTATGGTTCTTTGCTGAACTCTTCGGAACGGGTGTGAGTCTGCGGGATCTTTCCGTGGAAAAAAGCCTGCTGGCTCAACTCGCCGCGGTAAATTTCGTGCTGGCGATTTTTAATCTCCTTCCGGCGTTTCCCATGGATGGTGGAAGGATATTGCGAGGATTTCTGGCTCTTTATCTATCCAAGTACACCGCGACACGAATTGCGGTGGGAGTCGGCCAGGTTTTCGCTATTCTCCTGTTCTTCTTGGGAATATTTACCATGAATTTTTTCATGCTGCTCATTGCTCTGTTCGTGTACCTCGGAGCGGAAGCTGAAGAACGTTACTCGGGCATTATGCTGTCGCTTGGGGAAGCATCGGCAGGAGCGGCCATGATCACTCACATAGAAGCGGTCTCGCCCGACGCAACACTCGGCGATCTTGCAGCACTGTTCACCAGGGGATTTCAGTCCGACTTTCCTGTGGTGGATGACCGACGTCTGGTGGGATTGGTTACTCGAGATATGCTCGTGAACGGGCTTCACGAACAGGGCCCGTCTGCTCCTATTACTAGTTTTATGATCAAGGACTTTGCCACCGCAGTGGAAGACACTCCATTGACAGAGGTTTTTCATAAAATGCAGAACACCGGTATCAGAGCAGTTCCTGTGCTACGCGGCGGTGAGTTGAAAGGTCTGGTAACACTCGAACAAATCGGCCGGTACAATATGCTGTGCTCAGGCTATTCCTGTGAATTCCTGCATCCCGGAAAATCTTCGAAGGTGGTTGCACAGTGAAATAAACCAACGGCTCCTCTCGACCGGAGAAATCTGCAATGTATCTTGTAACTGCTGAGGAAATGAGGGCTTTTGACGCTACTGCGATTCAGGAATACGGCATTCCCGGGATAGTGCTGATGGAAAATGCCGGTCGAACAACGTTTCACATTATGAAAACGCGACTCGGACCAGATCTTCAGGATTTGAAGGTTTCCGTTGTCGCGGGTCCCGGGAATAACGGTGGAGACGGCTACGTGATTGCCCGATATCTGATCAATCACGGAGCCGAAGTCGAGACATTTCTTCTGAGTCCTCGCGACAAAATCCAGGGCGACGCGCTGATCAACCTGAAAATCCTGGAGCATATGACATCGCGTATTTTTCACGTCACCGATTCGGAATCCATGAATGTGGCGGCCAGAAAATGGCGCGAGAGCGAAGTGATTGTGGACGCAATTCTTGGCACCGGCTTGAATTCCGAAGTCCGTTCTCCGTACAGAGATGCCATTCTTGAGATAAACTCATCGCAAGCAATTCGGGTGGCAGTCGATCTGCCTTCCGGATTGGATGCGGATACGGGCAAGATCCTGGGGTGTGCAGTCAAGGCCGATATCACGGCCACGTACGGCTTTAAAAAAGTGGGCATGGCCGTATACCCCGGAATTGCTTACTGCGGCGATATCGAAGTCGTCGATATCTCCATACCGCTACCCGCAATAGAGAAGAATCCTCCGCAAGCAATGTTGTATTCAAGTCCCAACGCGGCGACCTACTATGGCCTGCGCATGAACCCCGAAGCCCACAAGGGGATTTTCGGACATCTGCTCGTCATTGGAGGTTCGCCGGGCAAAACCGGAGCTCCTGCAATGGCCGCACATGCAGCTTCACGGATTGGGGCAGGGCTTGTCACCGTTGGAGTTCCCGCGGCATTGAACTCGATTCTCGAAGTAAAACTCACGGAAGAGATGACAGCGCCTCTTCCCGAATCTGTCCCGGGATTTCTTGGGATAACTGCTCTGGAACGCTTGCTTGATCTGGCTGAAGGCAAACGCTGCGTTGTTCTCGGCCCCGGACTTTCCACGGAATACGATATTCCCGAGATGGTGCAGAGATTCCTGTCATCCTATACAGGATGGCTGGTGATCGATGCGGACGGCCTGAATGCCCTTTCGGGACGTATGGATATACTCAAGTCCACTGAAGCAAAAGTAGTCTTGACTCCTCATCCCGGAGAAATGGCACGGCTTACTGGCAAGAGTCCGCGGGAAGTGCAAGAGGACAGGATCGGAACAGCACGGAAGTTTGCCGTGGATTTCGGGGTCTGGGTAGTGCTCAAGGGAGCGGGGACTATAACCGCATCACCTGACGGCATGATTGTGATTAACACCACCGGCAATTCCTGGATGGCTTCCGGCGGTCAAGGCGATGTGCTGAGCGGAATCCTCGGCGGGCTGCTTGTCCAGAATATCCCTCCCGAAGAGGCTATCCCCTTTGGTGTCTTTCTCCACGGTCTGGCTGCGGACAGCCTTCTGGAAAAGGTCGGAAACTCGCCGATGCTGGCAACTGACCTGCTGCAGGAAATCAGGATACTGCTGGGCGGCAAACGTGAAGAATAAGACTTGGGGAACCTTTTTTGGTAAAAAAGGGTCCCCAAACGCCTCCAAAAAACTTTTAATATTCGTCTGAGTTGTCGTTTTTCTAATCGAAAAACGACAACTCAGACGAAAGCACAGAACATTGAAACAATTTGCGGTCGAGCTTCAGAAGTGCACCGAATCCCCTTCTTGACAAAATCCGCTGCACTACTTACCCTAGACTTCCTATAATGACCAAAACACGCATACATTCTTCCATTCAGGTGGTGAAGCAATGACGGCAATCTGGAAAGCCGCTGCAGAGCAATTCGAGCAAGTCCAGGATTTCGTAGTGGCAACGATCCTCGGTGTTCGAGGGTCTTCTCCCCGGCATGTGGGGACTCGATTTCTCGTAAAAAAGGACGGAGGAACCGTAGGAACTATAGGCGGAGGCCTCTTCGAATCTCAGGTGCAGGAATTTGCACTTCACGCATTGAATACTGGGACTTCCCATCGAGCGCACTTCTCATTTCAGGGAAAAGATGCGCAGTCCGTCGACATGATCTGTGGCGGAGAAGCCGATGTGCTTATAGAATTCATTTCTGCCGATGATATAAAAAAACAGGAAATCTTTCGGAAAGTCTTGGAGATTAAAAAAGAGAGAGCATCAGGATACTTTTTCACTACTCTGCAAACCAACCCGGGAAGTACCGGAGGTGCAATAAATCATCTGCTTCTCGATGGCGCAGGAAAGAAATGGGGTGGATTCTCCGGAGAAGAATCGGCTCTGGAAGCCATGCCGGCTCAACGTCTCTTAAAGCCGGCTCAGCTATTGGACGTGTCGGACTTATCAAGTCCTGTATTTCTCGAATGGCTCCATCCCACAGGAACGGTCTATATCTTCGGAGCGGGTCACGTTGGGATTTGTGTAGCGCATTTGGCTGCGTACGTGGATTTCAAAGTGGTCGTCCTGGATGACCGCTCGGAATTTGCCTGCATCGAAAAATGTCCTGATGCTGACGAAATTATTGTACTCGATGATTATGAATCTGCTTTGTCCAAGCTTCAGATAAACGAGGACTGTTATCTCGTGATCGTCACAAGAGGCCATGCGCACGATAAGACAGTGCTGGCTCAATGCCTGAATACTCCTGCTGCATACATTGGCATGATCGGATCGCGAAGAAAGACACAGCTCATATTTGAGCTGCTGATGAAACAAGGATTCAGCCGTGAAAGCATCGAGCGCGTACATGCTCCCATCGGCTTGCCTATCGGAGGCGAAACACCTCAAGAGATCGCAGTATCTATAATCGCGCAGATGATTCAGATCAGAAACAAGAAGGATTCGCCTCTGACAACCAAAAGTGTGTGCATGGGATAATCCGGAGGAAAAGCGCCCGCCATGCTGAACGGGAAAAAGATCATTGTTGTTCTGCCGGCGTACAATGCAGCCGCAACACTGGAAAAGACAGTGTCTGAGCTGGATCGAGACGTTGTGGATGAGGTTCTTCTGGTCGACGATTTTTCTGCCGACGAAACAGTGTGCCTGGCACGAGGACTGGATATCCGCTGCTTTCTCCATGACCGAAATTACGGGTATGGCCGGAATCAGAAGACCTGCTATCGAGAAGCTCTGAAATCCGAAGCCGATGTCATTGTGATGCTGCACCCGGATTATCAGTATTCCCCCAAACTGGTTCCCGCAATGGCGGCAATGGTGGTGTCCGGAGAATACGAAGTGGTGCTTGGTTCCCGCATCCTGGGAGGAAAAGCGAGAAGCGGGGGCATGCCGTTGTACAAATATATCTTCAACAGAATGTTGACACTCGCTGAAAATCTTTTCCTCGGTTCCAAGCTTTCCGAATTTCACACGGGCTTTCGCGCGTTTTCCCGGTCCGTGTTGGAAGAACTGCCTATTCACGAGAATTCCGACGATTTCATGTTCGATAATGAAATGCTCGCTCAAGCCATCTATTTCAAATTCAATGTGGGGGAAATATCCTGTCCGACACGGTACTTTCCCGAGGCTTCTTCCATCAATTTCCGGAGATCTGTTGTGTACGGCCTGGGAGTCCTCTGGACGTCCGTTCGATTTCGTCTGCAAAAATGGGGGGTAGCGAGTTTTCGTATTTTCGCGGCTCGGGAACCCGCTCCTGCTCCTGATTATTACACCGAAATAGATTAATCTCGTCTCACCCGGATCCGCTTGTCTTCCCAGGGGGCTTTTAAAAAGAGATATAACTTGCTGAGATATCGTGATTAAATAGATGGTTCTCTAAGAGTCGAGCAATTTCTTCAAAGAAAATCCTCCTTCCAATAAGGCTTTCCTTTATTCCGTTTTGTAGAAAAAACCTGATATATTGATATGTTGCATAGATTTGTTTCTCAATTGACGAGCAAATCTTCCGGAAAGAGATCCGTGCGCCGCTCCGCGCTTGGAT
The sequence above is a segment of the Desulfomonile tiedjei DSM 6799 genome. Coding sequences within it:
- a CDS encoding MDR/zinc-dependent alcohol dehydrogenase-like family protein codes for the protein MKALVFDGNLSLKDLPVPEPSPNEALVKVLTAGICKTDVEISRGYMDFQGVLGHEFVGTVEQSPDPEQLGERVVGEINAGCGTCSWCKAGMERHCPNRTCLGILGRNGAMAEYLTLPPSNLISVPENLATERAVFAEPLAAALEILEQVHVKPADEVLVIGDGKLGLLVCMVLRLTGCKLLLVGKHPEKLKYFQDLGGSTALLHELADTRDKFDVVVEASGSPGGWKLALDRVKPRGTLVLKSTYHGSLEFNTAPLVIDEITVVGSRCGQLAPALRVMSQGLVDPTPLISGTFLLTEAETAFVKSQEPSSMKVLLKIGS
- a CDS encoding secondary thiamine-phosphate synthase enzyme YjbQ, which encodes MIVHNSSISLRTEGFSDCRNITEEVEKAVHASGVREGLATVMVTGSTGAITTIEFESGAISDLKQALERLAPTDIEYAHNLRWHDGNGFSHVRAALMKPSLSVPITEGTLCLGTWQQIVLMDFDNRPRNRSVMIQVMGK
- the rfaD gene encoding ADP-glyceromanno-heptose 6-epimerase, with amino-acid sequence MIIVTGGAGFIGSNIVRALNEAGEDDILIVDRLGQTEKWKNLLDLKFVDYEHKDDFLVRLERGLYDHGIWAVFHLGACSSTTEKNADYLMENNFQFSQKLASRFAGKRGVRFIYASSAATYGDGAQGYSDDHEAVARLLPLNMYGYSKQLFDWWALRTGILKTAVGIKYFNVYGPYEYHKADMRSVVIRSFFQIKKTGKVKLFKSYRPEYKDGEQVRDFIYVKDAVKITLHFLERPEVNGIFNAGTGTPRSFNDLAAGVFSALDLPVNIEYIDMPEGLEKKYQYHTCAETTKLKFAGFRDKLFTLESGIRDYVLNYLEKADAEA
- a CDS encoding molybdopterin molybdotransferase MoeA; amino-acid sequence: MIPIGEAQQKVLEEIPVLGRERIHILEALGRVLAQEVAAIRDVPSANNSAMDGYALRHEDIAGAEASNPKRVKLIGDSPAGRPYLEPIGPGEAVRIMTGGLIPPGADTVIMLEDTDRDGDYVICSNDPGNGAHVRPRGEDVQAGEVVLPAGTIVRPPEVGMLATLGHAYVQVHQRPLVAILSTGDELVDLDEPFTDGKVVCSNSYSLAAQVAECGGIPLSLGIATDNESDQRARISEGLRADVILTSGGVSVGKYDLVKDTLTQLGMRVKFWKVAMKPGKPLVFGTIGNKPVFGLPGNPTSAMISFEQFVRPALLKMMGHTNLYRPLVNAVLAQDIKVSPGRLHLVRCKLFDKDGTMMAVATGTQSSGALRSMVLADGLLVLPSERSPFSAGDSVSVQVLHSTPLSSHSPYE
- a CDS encoding site-2 protease family protein yields the protein MRWSFRIGSIMGIPVKVHLTFVLLLILIYFVGVSVIGIGGLAGVVFVVLVFASVVFHELSHSLVARHYGIEVVDITLLPIGGVARMPNPPENPTQEILISVAGPAASMILGFSLWFFAELFGTGVSLRDLSVEKSLLAQLAAVNFVLAIFNLLPAFPMDGGRILRGFLALYLSKYTATRIAVGVGQVFAILLFFLGIFTMNFFMLLIALFVYLGAEAEERYSGIMLSLGEASAGAAMITHIEAVSPDATLGDLAALFTRGFQSDFPVVDDRRLVGLVTRDMLVNGLHEQGPSAPITSFMIKDFATAVEDTPLTEVFHKMQNTGIRAVPVLRGGELKGLVTLEQIGRYNMLCSGYSCEFLHPGKSSKVVAQ
- a CDS encoding bifunctional ADP-dependent NAD(P)H-hydrate dehydratase/NAD(P)H-hydrate epimerase, coding for MYLVTAEEMRAFDATAIQEYGIPGIVLMENAGRTTFHIMKTRLGPDLQDLKVSVVAGPGNNGGDGYVIARYLINHGAEVETFLLSPRDKIQGDALINLKILEHMTSRIFHVTDSESMNVAARKWRESEVIVDAILGTGLNSEVRSPYRDAILEINSSQAIRVAVDLPSGLDADTGKILGCAVKADITATYGFKKVGMAVYPGIAYCGDIEVVDISIPLPAIEKNPPQAMLYSSPNAATYYGLRMNPEAHKGIFGHLLVIGGSPGKTGAPAMAAHAASRIGAGLVTVGVPAALNSILEVKLTEEMTAPLPESVPGFLGITALERLLDLAEGKRCVVLGPGLSTEYDIPEMVQRFLSSYTGWLVIDADGLNALSGRMDILKSTEAKVVLTPHPGEMARLTGKSPREVQEDRIGTARKFAVDFGVWVVLKGAGTITASPDGMIVINTTGNSWMASGGQGDVLSGILGGLLVQNIPPEEAIPFGVFLHGLAADSLLEKVGNSPMLATDLLQEIRILLGGKREE
- a CDS encoding XdhC family aldehyde oxidoreductase maturation factor → MTAIWKAAAEQFEQVQDFVVATILGVRGSSPRHVGTRFLVKKDGGTVGTIGGGLFESQVQEFALHALNTGTSHRAHFSFQGKDAQSVDMICGGEADVLIEFISADDIKKQEIFRKVLEIKKERASGYFFTTLQTNPGSTGGAINHLLLDGAGKKWGGFSGEESALEAMPAQRLLKPAQLLDVSDLSSPVFLEWLHPTGTVYIFGAGHVGICVAHLAAYVDFKVVVLDDRSEFACIEKCPDADEIIVLDDYESALSKLQINEDCYLVIVTRGHAHDKTVLAQCLNTPAAYIGMIGSRRKTQLIFELLMKQGFSRESIERVHAPIGLPIGGETPQEIAVSIIAQMIQIRNKKDSPLTTKSVCMG
- a CDS encoding glycosyltransferase family 2 protein; translation: MLNGKKIIVVLPAYNAAATLEKTVSELDRDVVDEVLLVDDFSADETVCLARGLDIRCFLHDRNYGYGRNQKTCYREALKSEADVIVMLHPDYQYSPKLVPAMAAMVVSGEYEVVLGSRILGGKARSGGMPLYKYIFNRMLTLAENLFLGSKLSEFHTGFRAFSRSVLEELPIHENSDDFMFDNEMLAQAIYFKFNVGEISCPTRYFPEASSINFRRSVVYGLGVLWTSVRFRLQKWGVASFRIFAAREPAPAPDYYTEID